The DNA sequence cCACTAAGAAAACTCTAATCCTGAAGTATTTGGTCAATCCTAAGCACTTCGAAATATCCTGATAAACCTAACACCAAATTATCTCAATAATCCCAttaaaatactaattaaaattgttgtgacatttttggtcTTTTATCGGGTCTACAAGGTCGCcaaatctaaaaatatttttattccataaATAACTCACATTAAACCCACATATTCTAAATAAATccccataattaataaattacacttGTTTATCCACTtatgaaaaaattcataatTTACTCTGAATTAGATTAGCATGGTCATAATCCTACTCATCCCTTTCTAATTAACCCATTATACATAATAAATcttaattattcataattaggtTTCTGGAATATTACAACATTCAATATTTTTAGGCCTATTCAGATTCGatctaattatatattggatgttaaaTTTTACCATCAGATCTGACCCAATTAATTGCAGTCATCCAATTGATTCagcatccaatggatgttggattAGATCGGTTATATCCAACAaatgtatttcatgtatatttattggtttgaattggatttatttaatattttataactaGTATTTATTGAATTAGATTGAAtctatctaatattttagatccaATATCTATTAGATTGAATTAAATTCATCCAATAGAAAaataatgttaattttcatatatacatgtattttttacgtataacaacataaaatctAATCACTCattcaaactaaatgaaaatattatttagttcGATTGGATGTATTAGATTTTTGGACACCTCATCAAAAATcggatccgatccaattggatattaaaaaataacattcaatCCAATCCGATCAGAATTGGATGTCCAATATTTGGGGTTAGTTgtcattggattggattgatttATGCATACCCCTAATCGAAAGGGTAATGTCAACGGGGAGATTGTAGCATTTTGGCATAAGTTTTGGGAATTAAAACTTTCTCTAAAGGTAAAAAATTGTGTATGGAGGGCGGTTAGTAGGTGTCTTCCTACGAGAGTTCAGTTGAAGACTAAATATGTGGATGTTTATTTGTTGTGTTCGGTTTGCCATGGGGCAGGTGGATCAACTTTGTACTGTTTAGTTGTCTGTGATTTTGCGCAAAATTGTTGGCAGGTAGTGAGTATGGCTATGATTTTAATTGATGCAAGGTCGTTTGGGGACTGGTTTCTTTACTTGTTCTCATGACTGGGTGAGAAACAAAGTGTTAAGGCAGTAATGTTGGTTTGGGCGATTTGATTCGCACGAAATCAACTCTTGTGAAGGGTAAAAAAAGTCAGGTGGAGTTCGTTGTCAATTTGGCTCGTATCACTCTTCACCAGTGGAGAAAAGCTCAAGAAAGAAGTTTGTTTCCTTCGTTTAATACTTGGTATCTTTCAAATAGGGTTGAGATATGGTCTAAACCAGATTATGAAAAACTCAAAGTGAATATTGATGTTGCATTGTTTGACGGGGAGGGAAGACATAGTTTTGATGGGGTTGTTCGAGATCACTAGGGTTGAGTAGTGACTAGGATTTCTGGACTACAAATTGGACAAGTTCTTTCAGAGATTGAACTGGACTTGTTCTATTGTGTTGCATATTAAAGTTATTTTTTCGGATTCTTTATCGCTGGTTATGACATTGAATAGCTCCAATGTGTACAATACCAAGTTGTTATATTtttctaacattaaaattttgttGTCTAAATTTTCAGAGGCctttctttcttattttagtcGTAATTTTAATGTTGCGACTCGTGAATTGGCTGAACATGCTCTTTGATTAGATAATGAGCTTTATTGGTAggaagaaactctttcttctATTTGTAACTAGTTTTCAAAGCACGTTTAATACATATTATTGACAAGAAAAAAATACTTCCTTAttcaaacaagaaaaaaaaaagggaataaCATCTTGATAAACcttgtttaaaattttcaataataaatatcactaaactatataaaaaaaatcacccatatactattttttaatatttttttttatatttaccgTTTGTGTTGCTCCAGTAATTTCTATGTGAGTTGCTATATGAATTAACATGAGAATAATAAAGTAATAATTAAGAATTACATCCTATTTTCAATCTTGCACAAATAAAAAACGTGGACGGCAGGATTCGAACCTGCGCGGGCAAAGCCCACATGATTTCTAGTCATGCCCGATAACCACTCCGGCACGTCCACTTAATTGTTACCTTAACGCAACATATACTATTAATCAACTAAATTAATAAACATTATAAACATTAACCGCTTCGGCGTTGGCAACCAGAGATGTAAATGAAAGCTCAGCAAAAACCCCAAACAAAGTAAAACCCAGATTCTTCACTTTCTACTGGTTTCCTTTACGGCTTCACAATATACAAACCTAAGCTTTTCTCAGTTTTTCATTCTTCAACAACTATAATAATAAGGTTCATTCGCTTCCCtatttcatttttctttgtttGATTCGACTTTTTCCTATTTATTTCTCTTTATTTGGATTATAACTGTTATTTTGAATGTACTGGTTACGCTTGTTGACGAAATTTATAGCATGAGTTACAtgcatatttaattatattccGTTCAGATTTTTTGCATTTGATTGCTTGGTTTGACAATCTGAGTGccgttttataatttttttccacCAAAATTTATGATCAGGTTGTACATTTCACTTGGGTAGCTTTCTGTTTTAGCGTTGGTTGAAGGGTTTTTGGAGTAAGAGTTCTTATCATTGTGTCAAAATGGGGATTATTTCTGCAATTCTTTTAAGAATTGATTAGAATTTAGAAGCATTTTTTGAATGGTTTTGACTTTTGGGGTAGTCTTTTGACATGTCTGGGTCAAATCCAAACCAAGATGATGTTGGGAAGAGAAGCCTCCCTTCATGGATGAATAAGGATGATACTTCTGTAAAGAAACCAGCTGGGGTTGGTGGAAGTGAGGAAAGTAGTGAAAGGGAAAGATCAAAGCAAGTCAAAGGGCATAATAGTAAGAGAGGTTCGGGTGCCAATGACATGGAGACCAACAAGAAATCTTCTGCCTCGAGTTCTGGAACTGGAAAATTCTCCAAACTTTTGGTACTCTATTGTGAATCTGGTTTATTAgcttgccttttttttttttttttgcttatttgAAATTGACAAAAACTAATTTGGTATTACAATTGTGTTTTTGACAGGAAGGGGTAGTGTTTGTGCTATCTGGGTTTGTGAATCCTGAGCGTGGCATTTTGCGATCGCAGGCTTTGGAGATGGGAGCTGAGTTCCGGCCTGACTGGAACTCAGGCTGCACACTCTTAGTTTGTGCATTTTCTAATACCCCGAAGTTTCGACAAGTTCAGGCTGATTGTGGGACTATTGTTTCAaaggtttattttattcatcttacTTCCAAAGTCcacatttgtttgttttttattttgttcatGCATTGTGTTATATACTGTCAACGGTTTAAAATCCATTGATTTTGTAGAAAGACTTTTCAGTATGTTTTGGCTACTCTAACCTCCAGATGAAAATTATAGGAAGATCTGGCAACATAGTCTTTTCTTTGTGCTCCATtcataatctaaaaaaattCCTTAAAATATTAGATAGATCTTACTTATTGGGAGCATCATTAGATTATTTGTTTCTAAAATTTCTCCATTTGTTCATGTTAGGAATGGATATCAGAATGTCATTCGCAGAAGAAACTTGTGGACATTGAAAGTTACCTCATGCATGCTGGGAAACCATGGCGTAGAAGCAGTGTTGCACCTGAAACCAGTGCCGGTAATATAATCATTTGTACATAATTAGCTTAAATTGATTGGTGATCATGGTGATTTtggtaatttattataatttggaATTGCTAAGGACTGATTAAAAGTTTTGACATGTTGAGCTGAGGTGAGCTTGTAGCTTATTTACATAAGTGTTTAAACTTTCACAAGATTGTATCTTTGTTGGGATATTTGTGTTGTTGCTTATCGAAAGTGTGAAGGCCTATTAAATTTACTGTATTCTTCAAGGTATTGCGGACCTTGTGTTTTAATCCTATCGTACGCTCGACGAATGACTAAATCACGCTGTGAATTTCAACTGTGCATGCAGAATTAAAAGAGTCCCCGCCTAGAAGATTTCAGAAGAAAGATGGAGGATCACACTCTAAAGCAACTACGTCAGCTATTTCGAAGGTACATTTTTAGAACATAGTTTGGTATTGGTGCAATTAACTTCTCTCTGGTCTGTTCTGAGTGTTTTCCCTATCCCCGTACATAACAGAACAGAGATTCTAATCGTGCCAAAACACACTTATCTCCTTCCAAAGTGAAGAATTGGGCAATTGATGATTTGGACAATACAATTTCCTGGCTGGAGAGTCAAGAAGAAAAAGTAAGTCACCGAGTTATCTACGTAATGCAGTTTGTGACTCAGAAAGTTTATCTTTGCCCTCTTCTTTTACAGCCAGAGCCGAGTGAGATAAAGAAAATAGCTGTCGAAGGGGTTCTAACGTGTCTGCAAGATGCCATTGATGCTCTTGAACAAAAGCAGGTACCATTGCAAATAACCCACATTGCTTGTGTTAATGTAAAGCGGAGGAGAAAATTTTAAAGAGAggaaaaataacaagtaattgaTTCAGTGTCATGTATAATTGTCGAAAAAATGAAGTTTCGTTCTGAGTAGTTAACAGTTACTAGTATATGCATGTAGAACTTTAATTTGGACCCCAACAGTGTACAAAATCCATTCTCTTCTTTATTATATCCTCTATAGTTAGAGTGCTAGAGTGCTATCAAAAACattgatttaatttattttctaaatcaTTATGTTATTAACAGGAGGTAGGGAAAATAATTGAAGAATGGAAATTCGTCCCTCGTGTGGTGAAGGAGCTAGCGAAACTTGAGGGAATGGGAGACAATGACTCCTTGATATCAAATGAAGATCTTTACAAGCAAGCTATGGAGTGCAAAAGGGCATATGAGAAGGAATTTGGTAGTTTAGAAGATGATGATTCGacggagaagaagaaaaagcccAAGACTAATGAACAAAAGAGAGGTGAAAGAGGGACTGGGTATGACAGTGATGAAACTATAGAGATGACACCAGAGGAAATAGATCTTGCATACAATGCTGTATCTTCTAAGCTCCATAAATACTAACTCAGTTACTGGACTCTCTCATCTCGAGGAAGAAAGTCTGTATGTTTGTTCAATTTCCCTTGtcgtttttttagtttttgaatgAATATATTgtcgttttagtttttttttggtttaatgcATATATTGTCGTTTTCTTGTCCTTTGAAGTTTTGGTAAGGATAAGGCTAATTTAAGACCAATAACATTGTCGTTAAACACTTTAAGCAATCGGAAGTTATATACCCAATTGagaaagacaatcaagtaaagtATTGTCACCAAAGGAGGAAGACCCACTTGTAAagaattattatttgaataatttaaattaGAATGCAAGTTATCTACATTAAATGACACAATCCActttattaccaaatttatgagCATTTAAACTATGTGAACTTGCATCACTATAAAGATAGGGTTAAGTACATTAATAAAGAAAAGCTATACGCTAGCTTGATTATTAACCCTAACAAGATAATTGTGAAttatagtttatttttattatacttttttttgaGTACAAAATGCTGACAAGTactatcaaattttatatattttaatttaataattattatagaaaattattattcatttataaaATGCTACCTTAAATGATGTTGTTGggcacaatgcctaataacaatactttttcattttatttttttttactaatagtTGAGATATCACTTGATTATAGACACCAATCCCAATAACAATATTTTCTCAGCTAAGTTAATAGTAGGTGTGTTCATCAAATCGCCTAcactcagggccggccctgaaatgTAGTGGGCTATaaggtaaaaattattttttgggcccttatttagaaaaaaaatggtatttttcaaaatcagcaaaaaaattgtgtaattttaaaagggcaaaattttttttttgggcccctggactaggtgggccctaggcacaggcctagcccgcctatgcccagggccggccctgcctACACTGCATGAAAAATGtagtttaaaattctttatagTGTGATTGTGGTTTTTATTTTGCCAAGTCACGCAGTGCGGTGCAATTTacgattttaaatttaataattacaatttaaattacACTGTACTACAAAGTTACCAATTTTTACagtataatttttattgtattttttcatataaagACAAATACATATagtatatgtgtatattatattattttttagagaCAAGTTACTATAATGACTTAATAATTAGTATGTATGATatgatattaatattttaagacgattttttttatattgttaaaattttattagattgactttaaaattataacatgATAATATGATGATAGTGTAAATTGCTCAAATTGAATTGCACAATACTACAATACTGCATTTTTGCAGTGTTATTGTTGCGGGTTTAAGATTTCGGATACGATTAcagtttaaaaaattacaaaaatcacATATGCAAAAATCACATATGCagtttgatttgaaaaaaatattactacCCACACCACTCACAATATTTgggattaaaatatttttttgaaagaaaaattcaCTTTGGCTGCTTTTACAAAATCAATTGTTCAccaactacttttttttttcctctagtCACCAAATATTCAAAAGGTACTCAAGTGACACGTCGTTTCAAAATAAACGACAAACAATACATAAAAAGTCATAAACCCTAGAGAGAAAGAAACTACAATAAAAGTTTCACAAAAGGTAAAACTCGCGGTCGTTTCGTAGTAactacaatacaatacaatttatattttgatttttatttttaattttgagatataaatataaataatatatttttgttcgtttatttattttttagcgTCTTCTTCTTCGGCTTCTTCTTCCTCACAGTAGGGTTGGGTTGCAGTAGATAAACGCCACCACTCCTTTTCATCATCATCGTAACCCTCTCAACACCACACCTTCGTTCTTTACTACTCTCACTTCCCCTCTGCAACAATGGGTGCCTCTCTCCCTCCCAAGGAGGCCAACCTCTTCAAACTCATCGTCGTAAGCTTCGATTCCCTActattctcatttttatttttttttattttctttcaatcGCTACAAGATCGAACTGTGTTTTTTCTATCTTTTTCACTGCTTAAATAGAATCAAAAccctagtttatttatttatatgtcttttattttgatttcgTTTGTTTGATTGTTTCACTCGTGTTGTGTTGTTTGAATGCTGGATGAATTGACAGGCATGTAAAAGTTTTGATATTTATGATCGCTTTTGtgtttttattacaaaatgaaTGATTGAATCAATTGGGTATGGTTTATTTTGGCGAATTGTATATAGTTTGGTTTGTTACGGCGGAAGAGCATAGTGGGGCAGGGATCGTAATGTTCaaatttttgatttttcttctttcttataTTAGTTAAGTTTTGAACTTTGTTATTGGATCAATTGTAAGAATTGTTTGTTTGACTAGAAGAATGTAGAGAAGTTGAAATGAGAACTGGTTGGTGgttaaaatagaattttttaatGTTAAATTTCATTTTCAGTAGTTGATGCAATGTAGTAGATAGATTACAAAACTGGAGAGTGTCTACTATCTACTATCAAGTTAACCTGATAGAGACTGAAGAAGTCAGACTTGTGGCGTTATCTTGCTGATGTCGTTTTCTTTTATTATCCATTTGAGTCTGTTTCAAGTTTAGATTTTATGAATGTCTGAAAACGTAGCTATGGGCTCTCCAATGGGATTGATTGTTTCTATTATCTTAATTTAAATTCTTTTATGGCGTTATCCTCTCTGTGAACGTGGTTATTTGTGTGTATGAGGAAGAATTCGTTTGAAGGAATATTCCACGAACAAATTCATTTAGGATTGATGAAAAATGGCTGCTGCTGTAAGCTGCCAGTTTATTTGCAATATAGTCGTGCTATTATCTTATTGTGCTGGTTTATGtagttaattttcttttttttttttaaaaaaaactggcAATTTAATTTACATAATCCAGTTGAcaccctcttcttttcttgccATAGTGTTTATCAAATCTCATATTTTGTTTCAGAAATCTTATGAGACAAAACAGTATAAGAAGGGGTTGAAGGCTGCGGACTCCATCTTGAAAAAGTTTCCAGACCATGGAGGTATTTTCTGTTTCATGCAATATGTACTTTGGTACTCCACAATTAGCTGATCTAGCTATCATTTTATTCAGTTTTGTTTCCTCTGTTTGTGTTCTTTGCTTTTGCCTACacatgtatatatgttttttttgtaTTACTTTTTCTGTATTGGAGAATTGACAATTTCAGCATTCATTTTTTTGgtaagttttattaattattcttaTGCATGCACCTCATGCTTATGGGATCTATTGTTGTGTTTCTTGAAGATTTACTTATCATTATCTTGCTATTTTATACTTATTATTTTCATTGGGATCAATTTCAAACTAAATTAACTCCACTTACATTTCCTTTGTGTTTTTTTGGTTAGAAACTTTATCAATGAAGGGGCTGACACTAAATTGCATGGACCGTAAATCTGAAGCATATGAGCTTGTTCGGCAAGGATTAAAGGTGAGAGTGTTgtcttaaaattttaatgttaattttgtcTCAAAGTCAGTAGGTCTTATGTTCTGTAACGCTTTTTTGTCTCTTTGCAGAATGATCTGAAAAGTCATGTATGCTGGCATGTTTATGGTCTTCTTTATCGGTCCGATAGAGAATACAGGGAGGCAATCAAATGCTACAGAAATGCACTGAGGATAGATCCAGACAATATTGAAATTTTGCGGGACCTGTCACTGTTACAGGTATGTTTTTGATgttaattttcttcttttagAGACTTATGCTCTGTTGGTAACTTGAAGAAAATATTGAAATCGAgcatttttgttttctgtttcaaAGTTAATTGGAGTACATGACTCTTGTTAAATATTCCTGCTAACATCATGCTTATTTATTACATCAGTTATGTGATCGTTTTTACAACAAACATTTTGTTGCTTAGTTCCTTGATTTGATATAGGTAATGATGGCTCTTTATATTTTGTGTTACAGGCGCAGATGCGAGATTTGGCAGGTTTTGTTCAGACAAGACAACAACTCTTGTCTCTAAAATCAAATCATCGTATGAATTGGATTGGTTTTGCTGTTGCTCATCATTTAAATTCAAAGTATGAATTTaatcttaattattaatattttatctttGTAGTACTGGCCATCATTTACAGTGgccaacttaaattatttttcttgttggTCCCACTTACCATTGTTACCCTACTATATAATTGAAGTTTCTAGAAACTCAACCGAGAAGTTTCTAAACTTATGTTCCCTCATCCATAATCCAAATAGAATTTTTCTTTATACACAACTGGAAATTTGTAgaatgaatttctggttatagATTATAGATCTATTGACTTCATGTTCAAACTGTGCTTTTGACATTGGTCATTCTGCTGTTGAGTTTTGCTGATGCCTAGTCATGGTTCATGTAGCTGTTCTTAGTAAAAAATTACACCTGTGAATCAGGTTCTAAGGTTCTTGTCAGAAAGTCAGTTACATAAAGTAATGCAAGCTgaacttttaaaaaaatctagatctaaaatggaaattaaattcATTCTGTGCTTTAAGAAATTCTTCCTCtcttttgtttatgtttttaaGTATTATGTATGTATACAATcatactattatttttttttcttctctatgAAGCATACACAAATATGTAAGGATAAGCATCTTTACTTTTTTTGGTGAATTAATTCTTCTTGGTTGTGCCTTTGGGTTATTAAGTTTGACTAAGTTTTGGTCTACTAAACTTTTTTGTTTTCGTGTTAGTGCTTTAAAAGCAGTTGAAATTCTTGAAGCATATGAAGGGACGCTAGAAGATGACTTTCCTCCTGAAAATGAACGTTGTGAGCATGGGGAGATGCTTTTATACAAGGTATTCTAAGTGGTAGCTTCCTTGTATTATGTTATATGTTATTGTAGATCTTATGGGTGATTAGTTTGTC is a window from the Cannabis sativa cultivar Pink pepper isolate KNU-18-1 chromosome 1, ASM2916894v1, whole genome shotgun sequence genome containing:
- the LOC115705294 gene encoding DNA-repair protein XRCC1 → MSGSNPNQDDVGKRSLPSWMNKDDTSVKKPAGVGGSEESSERERSKQVKGHNSKRGSGANDMETNKKSSASSSGTGKFSKLLEGVVFVLSGFVNPERGILRSQALEMGAEFRPDWNSGCTLLVCAFSNTPKFRQVQADCGTIVSKEWISECHSQKKLVDIESYLMHAGKPWRRSSVAPETSAELKESPPRRFQKKDGGSHSKATTSAISKNRDSNRAKTHLSPSKVKNWAIDDLDNTISWLESQEEKPEPSEIKKIAVEGVLTCLQDAIDALEQKQEVGKIIEEWKFVPRVVKELAKLEGMGDNDSLISNEDLYKQAMECKRAYEKEFGSLEDDDSTEKKKKPKTNEQKRGERGTGYDSDETIEMTPEEIDLAYNAVSSKLHKY